In the genome of Spirochaetae bacterium HGW-Spirochaetae-1, one region contains:
- a CDS encoding tRNA-specific adenosine deaminase, giving the protein MPAEIHDDQHYMQAALEEARLAADDDEIPVGAVITLGGSIIARAHNENRSKNDPTKHAEITAIREAARFLGNERLTDCVLYVTKEPCAMCAGAIVHARIKRLVIGARDVRYGACGTALSVCGNGVLNHVPCIEFGLMEEESSGLLKEFFRKKRKEKI; this is encoded by the coding sequence ATGCCCGCCGAAATACACGACGACCAGCATTACATGCAGGCTGCTCTGGAGGAAGCGCGCCTCGCCGCAGACGACGACGAGATACCCGTCGGGGCCGTGATAACCCTGGGCGGTTCCATCATAGCCAGGGCACACAATGAAAACAGGTCAAAAAACGATCCGACGAAACATGCCGAGATAACGGCCATACGAGAGGCCGCCCGATTCCTGGGAAATGAACGCCTCACGGACTGCGTACTGTATGTGACTAAAGAGCCCTGCGCCATGTGCGCCGGGGCCATTGTCCATGCCCGCATCAAACGCCTTGTTATAGGAGCAAGGGATGTCAGATATGGCGCCTGCGGCACCGCCCTTTCGGTATGCGGGAACGGAGTACTCAACCATGTCCCCTGCATTGAATTCGGCCTGATGGAAGAGGAATCATCGGGGCTCCTGAAGGAATTTTTCAGGAAAAAAAGAAAAGAAAAAATATAA
- a CDS encoding chemotaxis protein CheW, whose amino-acid sequence MAENKLSDDHNTLTVDEEREEFISFILGDETFGVDVLKVHEIIGMTEITPVPDSVHYMKGVINLRGNVVPVVDMRLRFNMEVIEYTHVTVIIIVEVNERFVGMIVDTVSDVVGIPTSNIHESSSLSSDMEINSEFIQAIGQVDNQLIIILDVTRILESESGS is encoded by the coding sequence ATGGCAGAAAATAAACTTTCCGACGACCATAACACCCTCACCGTTGACGAGGAACGCGAGGAATTTATTTCCTTTATACTGGGCGATGAAACCTTTGGTGTTGATGTGCTCAAGGTTCATGAGATCATCGGCATGACCGAAATAACCCCGGTTCCGGATTCAGTTCATTACATGAAAGGCGTCATCAATCTCAGGGGCAACGTCGTTCCTGTCGTTGACATGCGCCTCAGGTTCAACATGGAAGTGATTGAATATACGCATGTAACGGTCATAATCATCGTGGAGGTGAATGAGCGGTTTGTGGGTATGATTGTGGACACCGTGTCGGATGTTGTGGGGATTCCCACGAGCAACATTCATGAAAGCAGCAGCCTCAGCAGCGACATGGAAATTAATTCCGAATTCATCCAGGCTATTGGACAGGTTGACAACCAGCTCATCATAATTCTTGACGTGACACGCATACTGGAGTCTGAAAGCGGTTCCTGA
- a CDS encoding threonylcarbamoyl-AMP synthase: MNIYESTSANINKAASIIRSGGIVSFPTETVYGLGADVFNPTGITRIFEAKNRPYFDPLIAHIASIHQLEQLTTGIDERTEILARSFWPGPLTLVLPRSAAVPDIVTAGLPTVAIRMPDHPVALELIRRSETAVAAPSANPFGFLSPTTAEHVARYLGNRVNMILDGGECTVGVESTIIKLEDNKTFLLRPGGIPVEELEKIIGPVITSTEVHGRAEAPGQLPYHYSPSKPVRLCASSRDFDLENDSAAFLFFRDPPFLLPGKMNLEYIEILSPGGDLREAAARIFSALHRLDRLPVSVIYAESVPEIGLGRAIMDRLRKASQKMAHGD; this comes from the coding sequence ATGAATATTTACGAATCAACATCGGCCAATATCAATAAGGCTGCTTCCATTATACGGTCCGGGGGTATTGTATCTTTCCCTACGGAAACGGTATATGGATTGGGTGCCGACGTATTCAATCCCACGGGTATAACGAGAATCTTCGAGGCGAAAAACCGTCCCTATTTCGACCCCCTCATCGCCCATATCGCCAGCATTCACCAGTTAGAACAGCTTACAACAGGCATCGATGAAAGAACGGAAATACTGGCAAGGTCTTTCTGGCCCGGACCGCTGACGCTGGTCCTTCCCCGATCAGCTGCCGTCCCGGACATTGTTACTGCAGGCCTTCCCACGGTAGCCATCCGCATGCCCGATCATCCCGTGGCCCTGGAGCTTATACGGCGCTCTGAAACGGCCGTTGCCGCGCCCAGCGCCAATCCCTTCGGATTCCTCAGTCCCACGACGGCCGAGCATGTAGCCCGTTACCTGGGAAATCGCGTGAATATGATTCTCGACGGAGGGGAATGCACTGTCGGCGTTGAATCGACTATCATTAAACTCGAGGATAATAAAACATTTCTTCTCAGGCCCGGCGGTATCCCCGTGGAAGAACTGGAAAAAATTATCGGACCGGTAATTACCTCTACCGAGGTCCATGGCAGGGCCGAGGCACCGGGACAGCTTCCCTACCACTATTCACCGTCAAAGCCGGTCCGCCTCTGCGCCTCGTCCCGTGACTTTGATCTTGAGAACGATTCCGCCGCTTTTCTTTTTTTCAGGGATCCCCCGTTTCTGCTCCCGGGAAAAATGAACCTGGAATATATCGAAATACTCTCTCCCGGCGGAGACCTGCGCGAGGCGGCAGCCCGCATATTCTCGGCGCTGCACAGGCTCGACCGGCTGCCCGTATCGGTAATATATGCCGAATCAGTTCCGGAGATCGGTCTTGGCAGGGCCATAATGGACAGGCTGCGTAAAGCCTCGCAGAAAATGGCACACGGGGATTGA